One Hordeum vulgare subsp. vulgare chromosome 4H, MorexV3_pseudomolecules_assembly, whole genome shotgun sequence DNA window includes the following coding sequences:
- the LOC123447471 gene encoding BTB/POZ and MATH domain-containing protein 2-like — MGNILTSAINKPIPETSSRCLTECVTAAHNFEVVKYSLLEGIGAGQFVWSSKFSVSGYDWKIKIYPDGEAKENKAAYMSAYLCFCSGATRDVKVKFTFSLLEKDGKSSNLKDGTYTFSSAGTGWGWTKFIDKSKLKELLSRNDDCFTIRCVLTIIKDHHTEQVNTVTVPVPQSDLHTHFAKMLKDGEGVDVTFSVGNQRFGAHRYVLAARSSVFKAKLFDQMKETTTKHVKINGMEPAIFDALLYFIYTDSLPSNFDADQNVALQHLFVAADRYGLDRLKAICEEKLCQKFDVQTVATTLALAEQHHSLQLKKACLGYLSLQDVLRAVKKTDGFEHLTTSCPSIMMDILDKVAPTSQV, encoded by the coding sequence ATGGGTAACATTTTAACTTCTGCCATTAACAAGCCCATACCCGAGACCTCGTCGAGATGTCTGACCGAGTGTGTCACTGCCGCCCACAACTTCGAGGTGGTTAAGTACTCGTTGCTGGAGGGCATCGGTGCCGGCCAGTTTGTTTGGTCGAGCAAATTCAGCGTCAGCGGCTACGACTGGAAAATCAAGATCTACCCTGACGGGGAAGCCAAGGAAAACAAAGCTGCCTACATGTCGGCCTACTTGTGTTTCTGCAGTGGAGCAACAAGGGATGTGAAGGTGAAGTTCACTTTTAGTTTATTGGAGAAAGATGGAAAATCCAGTAATTTAAAGGATGGCACATATACCTTTTCATCGGCAGGCACCGGTTGGGGCTGGACCAAGTTTATTGACAAGTCCAAGCTGAAGGAACTGCTATCCCGCAACGACGACTGCTTCACAATCAGGTGTGTTTTGACCATCATAAAAGACCATCACACGGAACAAGTTAACACAGTCACGGTCCCAGTCCCACAGTCAGACCTGCACACGCACTTTGCAAAAATGTTGAAGGACGGAGAAGGCGTGGACGTGACATTCAGTGTCGGCAACCAACGCTTCGGTGCACATAGATACGTGTTAGCCGCACGATCATCCGTCTTCAAAGCCAAGCTCTTTGATCAAATGAAGGAGACCACTACAAAACATGTCAAGATCAATGGCATGGAGCCTGCCATCTTCGATGCACTTCTTTACTTCATATACACAGATTCCCTGCCAAGCAATTTCGATGCTGATCAAAATGTGGCATTGCAGCACTTGTTTGTCGCTGCAGATCGGTATGGACTCGACAGGCTAAAGGCTATTTGTGAAGAGAAGCTCTGCCAGAAATTTGATGTGCAAACAGTTGCAACCACACTTGCTTTAGCAGAGCAGCACCATTCCTTGCAACTCAAAAAAGCTTGTCTTGGATACCTGTCTTTGCAGGACGTGCTTCGAGCTGTCAAGAAGACGGATGGATTCGAGCACCTCACAACCAGCTGCCCATCGATTATGATGGACATATTAGACAAGGTCGCCCCAACATCACAAGTATGA